Proteins encoded within one genomic window of Polaribacter sp. NJDZ03:
- a CDS encoding prephenate dehydratase, with protein sequence MNKIIAIQGAEGSNHHKVARNFYGTTIQLKECMSFDELVASLIDNTADLGIMALENTIAGSIIPNYALIDNNNLHIIDEEYLNIHHHLMALKGQKIADIKEVWSHPMALLQCKEFFKKYPHIKLVEDVDTAEVAKRISKENLVGIAAIAPKIAAEIFSLEILEDKLQTIKDNSTRFVIVQTAKPEVNKEVNKASLKFQLNHKRGSLAAILNVLSDCKMNLTKIQSLPVIETPWKYSFFVDVTFEEYSEYEKAKAIIEIMAEEFKILGVYKNGRK encoded by the coding sequence ATGAATAAAATTATTGCCATACAGGGAGCAGAAGGCTCAAATCATCATAAAGTTGCACGCAACTTTTATGGAACCACTATACAATTAAAAGAATGTATGTCTTTTGATGAGTTGGTAGCTAGTTTAATAGACAATACCGCAGATTTGGGTATTATGGCTTTAGAGAATACCATTGCGGGTTCTATAATTCCTAATTATGCTTTAATTGATAATAATAATTTACACATAATAGATGAAGAATATTTAAATATTCATCATCACTTAATGGCTCTAAAAGGTCAGAAAATAGCAGATATTAAAGAAGTTTGGTCTCATCCAATGGCATTGTTACAATGTAAGGAGTTTTTTAAAAAATATCCACATATAAAACTAGTGGAAGATGTTGATACTGCTGAGGTTGCAAAAAGAATTTCGAAAGAAAACTTAGTTGGTATTGCAGCAATTGCACCTAAAATTGCAGCAGAAATATTTAGTTTAGAAATCCTTGAAGATAAACTTCAAACCATAAAAGATAATTCTACACGTTTTGTAATTGTACAAACTGCTAAACCAGAAGTTAATAAAGAAGTAAATAAAGCTTCTTTAAAATTTCAGTTGAATCATAAAAGAGGAAGTTTGGCTGCAATTTTAAATGTGTTGAGTGATTGTAAAATGAACTTAACCAAAATACAGTCTTTACCAGTGATAGAAACTCCGTGGAAATATTCATTTTTTGTAGATGTTACTTTTGAAGAATATAGTGAGTATGAAAAAGCAAAAGCGATTATAGAAATAATGGCAGAAGAATTCAAAATTTTAGGAGTTTATAAAAACGGTAGAAAATAG